The following are from one region of the Hyla sarda isolate aHylSar1 chromosome 6, aHylSar1.hap1, whole genome shotgun sequence genome:
- the LOC130277716 gene encoding protein spinster homolog 1-like: MASPQEPLLKEEEEAMEDHSDMDVEKGDIPERQNLPSLSVMSTARSIITVVILAFVNLLIYANRSSVAGVLPYIQKAYDTNASLSGLLNTLFIGSYVLVAPIAGYLGDHCNKKYTVCAGVIVWLIMTLTLSFIPDGYFLLFLLTSGLVGAGEATFCTIAPSIIADLFTSDQRTRMLNVFYSVIPVGCGLGYIIGPKVTDAARGDWHWAFRVTPGLGLIAVALMILVTKELPRTTTNGKKNNKSQKFAKWATDLKKLFKNRSFMLTTMGSTAVSFIVGAIGVWGPSYLTHARTLLQEKDPCRAEPCDYHDILIFGVVTVVSGILGVVAGTEISKRYRKSNPRADPLVCGCAMMLSAPFLLLALTFGNISLVATNIFIFIGETLLSVNFTLISDIILKVVTPWRRSSALAVQMTIYHLLGDAGSPYLIGLISDTYELGYAKSPLLKYRSLEYALMTCTIMAVIGGAFFMATALYIERDEKEAEMESEPPSSSSSSLLPADEDRASD, from the coding sequence atggcctctccacaagaaccattgctgaaggaggaggaagaagcaatggaggaccatagtgatatggatgtagaaaagggcgatatccctgagaggcagaacctgccatctctaagcgtgatgtccaccgcacgttccatcatcaccgtagtgatcctcgcctttgttaatttgctcatctatgcaaatcgctccagcgtggcgggggtgctgccttatatacagaaagcatatgacaccaatgctagtctgtccggcttattgaatacattgttcattggaagctacgtgctggtcgcaccaattgccggatatttgggcgaccactgtaataagaaatatactgtttgcgcaggtgtcatcgtttggctgatcatgacacttaccctgtcattcatccctgacgggtacttcctgctcttcctgctgacgagtggactggttggagccggagaggcgactttctgcaccatcgccccctccatcattgcagacctttttacaagtgaccagcggacccgcatgctgaacgtgttttactccgtcatacctgtaggctgcggactaggatacatcatcgggcccaaagtgactgatgcagcaaggggcgattggcactgggcatttcgggtcacccctggcctgggcctcatagctgtggctttgatgattttggtcacaaaggagcttccaagaacgactacaaacgggaagaagaacaacaaatcccagaagtttgccaaatgggcgacagatctgaaaaaactatttaaaaatcgaagcttcatgttaaccaccatgggatcgacggctgtatccttcatagtgggagccataggtgtatggggtccgtcatacctgacccacgcacgaacactcctacaagagaaggacccttgccgcgctgaaccgtgtgactatcacgacatcctaatatttggtgtggttacagtcgtttccggcattctgggagttgtagcagggacggagataagtaaaagatatcgcaaatccaacccacgggcggacccgcttgtgtgtggatgcgcgatgatgctctccgccccttttcttctgttggcattgacttttggcaacatcagcctcgttgccaccaacatcttcatcttcatcggagagacgcttctgtcagtaaatttcaccctcatatctgacattatactaaaagtagtaactccgtggaggagatcttcagccctggccgtgcagatgacaatctatcacctcctaggtgacgccggcagcccgtacctcatcggcctgatatctgacacctacgaactaggatatgccaaatcccctcttctgaaataccgcagcctggagtatgccctcatgacctgcaccataatggcagtcatcggaggggccttcttcatggccacggccctatatatagagagggacgaaaaagaagcagagatggaatcagaacctccgtcatcctcctcctcctctttgcttcctgccgatgaggaccgcgcttcagactga